A region of Streptomyces paludis DNA encodes the following proteins:
- a CDS encoding RICIN domain-containing protein has protein sequence MPRPDYGLGNGLMAPASQAAAGQTYSLYNEAVGQMLDSNSFGGNAITWSPNGSSYQRWTESPVPGATGVQLRDSARGRCLEAPSSTGEPVALAVCNQYTPTQRWKLVVEGDNTLIARASNPGEVIGATGGNGQVRLETKTNSRSQRWVVSPG, from the coding sequence ATGCCGAGACCTGACTACGGTCTCGGCAACGGTTTGATGGCACCGGCGAGTCAGGCGGCGGCCGGGCAGACATACTCCCTCTACAACGAGGCGGTCGGGCAGATGCTGGACTCCAACTCCTTCGGAGGCAACGCCATCACCTGGTCGCCCAACGGGTCGTCGTACCAGCGGTGGACCGAGAGCCCCGTTCCGGGCGCGACCGGTGTCCAGCTCCGGGACTCGGCGCGGGGACGGTGCCTGGAGGCCCCCTCCTCGACCGGGGAGCCCGTCGCGCTGGCGGTGTGCAACCAGTACACCCCGACCCAACGGTGGAAGCTGGTAGTGGAGGGCGACAACACCCTGATCGCAAGGGCGTCGAACCCCGGTGAGGTCATCGGAGCCACCGGAGGGAACGGCCAAGTGCGGCTGGAGACGAAGACCAACAGCCGGAGCCAGCGCTGGGTCGTCTCACCCGGGTAA